A region of Nitrospinota bacterium DNA encodes the following proteins:
- a CDS encoding YicC family protein, whose product MARSMTGYGRVETEIDGRRVVVEARSVNHRFLEVNVKSPARVFPLEESVRQWVKARFARGYFDVIISVPPNGQSAGAVKVNDELLTGYLRAAEELSKRYGVAYPPAFGDLVQVKDLFAPAAEDFSLEKKWGELEAPILDALGQLDKARQTEGENTVNDVRARFSRIRELLAKVSVESVNSAAERYEKLRGRLAKLLKDAEMEESRLAQEAALLADRNDISEELERLTSHLKQVEELFGLAEPLGRKLEFYLQEMNREINTIGSKSVSTEITFIVVEVKGEMEKIREQAQNLE is encoded by the coding sequence ATGGCGCGATCCATGACCGGTTATGGCCGGGTTGAAACTGAGATAGACGGCAGAAGGGTGGTGGTGGAGGCCCGTTCGGTGAACCACCGGTTCCTGGAAGTTAACGTTAAGAGTCCGGCACGGGTGTTCCCCTTGGAGGAGTCCGTCCGCCAGTGGGTGAAGGCGAGGTTCGCCCGGGGGTATTTCGACGTGATCATTTCCGTCCCGCCAAATGGCCAGTCCGCTGGCGCGGTCAAGGTTAACGATGAACTGCTTACAGGCTACCTTCGCGCCGCCGAGGAGCTTTCGAAACGGTACGGAGTGGCTTATCCACCGGCATTCGGCGACCTTGTGCAGGTGAAAGACCTGTTTGCGCCCGCGGCGGAGGATTTTTCACTGGAGAAAAAATGGGGCGAGTTGGAGGCTCCAATCCTTGACGCGCTCGGCCAGCTGGACAAAGCCCGCCAGACCGAGGGCGAAAACACAGTCAACGATGTGAGGGCCCGATTTTCCCGGATCAGGGAGCTTTTGGCCAAAGTCAGCGTCGAGAGTGTCAACTCGGCGGCGGAACGGTACGAAAAACTGCGAGGCAGGCTGGCCAAGCTTTTGAAGGACGCGGAGATGGAGGAGTCCCGGCTGGCCCAGGAAGCGGCTTTGCTGGCGGACAGGAACGACATATCCGAAGAGCTGGAAAGGCTGACCAGTCATTTAAAACAGGTGGAAGAGCTTTTCGGGCTTGCCGAGCCGCTGGGCCGGAAGCTGGAGTTTTACCTGCAGGAGATGAACCGGGAGATAAACACCATCGGCTCCAAATCGGTATCCACCGAGATAACTTTTATCGTGGTGGAGGTCAAGGGCGAGATGGAGAAGATCCGCGAACAGGCGCAGAACCTGGAATGA
- the gmk gene encoding guanylate kinase, with protein sequence MTGHADQKQGVLIVLSAPSGAGKTTVANKLLKAVPGLERSISHTTRPIRPGEKNGVDYHFVTKKEFEGMVARDEFIEWAEVHGNLYGTAFANIDDVVLKEKKDLLLVIDVQGARTLSRRGVEFCSIFLMPPSLEELKRRLAGRGSDPAEVMELRLRNAMDEVAEMGSFDYTVINGDLDQAVAEVAAIITAERLKTKNRGLVFPDFNR encoded by the coding sequence ATGACCGGGCATGCCGACCAGAAACAGGGGGTGCTGATAGTCCTCAGCGCCCCATCCGGCGCCGGGAAGACCACGGTGGCCAACAAGCTGTTGAAGGCCGTGCCAGGGCTGGAGCGTTCCATATCCCACACCACCCGGCCCATCCGGCCCGGCGAGAAAAACGGGGTGGACTACCATTTCGTCACTAAAAAAGAGTTTGAGGGGATGGTGGCGCGGGACGAATTTATAGAATGGGCCGAGGTTCATGGCAACCTTTACGGCACCGCCTTCGCTAACATAGACGACGTGGTGCTGAAGGAGAAAAAAGACCTTTTACTGGTGATAGACGTGCAGGGCGCCAGGACATTGTCGCGCCGGGGGGTGGAGTTTTGCTCCATTTTCCTGATGCCGCCTTCACTGGAGGAATTGAAGCGGCGGCTTGCGGGCCGCGGGTCGGATCCGGCGGAAGTGATGGAGCTTCGGCTCCGCAACGCCATGGACGAGGTGGCCGAGATGGGCTCGTTCGATTACACGGTTATAAATGGCGATCTGGACCAGGCCGTGGCCGAAGTGGCGGCCATTATCACCGCCGAACGTTTGAAAACAAAGAACCGGGGGCTGGTTTTCCCGGATTTTAACCGTTGA
- a CDS encoding SCO family protein, with translation MGSKLVRYLMAFVVLTAVSLAVREGVRRFVPMPSGKGVTVPVMDEATSPFYIAEAALGHQMDKSYVFTDQDGAAFDIASWYDKPMIVSFIFSSCGEVCPTITASIAKIAKNNAERLGKDFRIVTIGFDEKRDTPANLHKFSGNFNPDYNNWKFLSGKPETVKAMADKLGITFKPDGKGSFLHTVGVTVVAPGGIVYAQVFGPSYSNEQVLDPIDETLGRKKKES, from the coding sequence ATGGGGTCTAAGCTGGTTCGTTACTTGATGGCGTTCGTGGTTCTAACGGCGGTCTCCCTGGCCGTGAGGGAAGGGGTGCGCCGGTTCGTGCCGATGCCATCAGGCAAGGGCGTGACCGTACCGGTGATGGACGAGGCCACCTCCCCGTTTTACATCGCGGAAGCCGCGCTTGGCCACCAGATGGACAAGTCCTATGTATTTACAGACCAGGACGGGGCCGCGTTCGATATAGCCTCCTGGTATGACAAGCCGATGATAGTCTCCTTCATTTTCTCCAGTTGCGGAGAGGTCTGCCCGACAATTACCGCCAGCATTGCCAAAATAGCCAAGAACAACGCGGAAAGGCTGGGGAAGGATTTCAGGATAGTTACGATAGGATTCGACGAAAAACGGGACACTCCCGCCAATCTCCACAAGTTCTCGGGCAACTTCAATCCCGACTACAACAACTGGAAATTCCTGTCTGGCAAGCCGGAGACGGTGAAAGCCATGGCGGACAAGCTTGGGATAACATTCAAGCCCGACGGAAAAGGCTCGTTCCTGCACACCGTAGGGGTCACGGTAGTGGCCCCCGGCGGCATCGTGTACGCCCAGGTGTTCGGGCCATCTTACTCCAACGAGCAGGTCTTGGATCCCATAGACGAGACACTGGGAAGAAAGAAAAAGGAGAGCTAG
- a CDS encoding Gfo/Idh/MocA family oxidoreductase, with the protein MSASNINAGVIGSGRMGQYHVGVYSELTGVTLAGVVDINENRGAEVAKKYRAPYFKDFRDLFGRVDVVSIAVPTSRHYEIAKECLEAGIHCLVEKPICDDVSKAEELFNIAERKGVTLHVGHVERFNGAVQELKKVATNPILIESRRMGPFDPRVKDDGVVLDLMIHDIDIILNLVDSPVVEINAMSVSVFTDKEDVVNAQIRFENGCVANILASRATQEKIRTMAITQEKEYIVLDYTTQDILVHRRVSTQHQISRQELRYAQESLIERIFVHRDNPLKLELKHLIDCAANGADRRISVENELKSLRVAFMVLDKIRPVGRAIHAGV; encoded by the coding sequence ATGAGCGCAAGCAATATAAACGCCGGTGTCATAGGCTCCGGCAGGATGGGCCAGTACCATGTGGGCGTTTACTCCGAGCTCACAGGCGTTACCCTCGCCGGGGTGGTGGACATCAACGAGAACCGGGGCGCCGAAGTTGCCAAGAAATACCGCGCGCCTTATTTCAAGGATTTCAGGGACCTCTTTGGCCGGGTGGACGTGGTCTCCATAGCCGTTCCCACATCCCGCCATTACGAGATAGCCAAGGAATGTCTTGAAGCCGGCATCCACTGCCTGGTGGAAAAACCCATTTGCGACGACGTTTCCAAAGCCGAGGAGCTTTTCAACATCGCCGAACGCAAGGGGGTAACCCTTCACGTGGGGCATGTGGAGCGTTTCAACGGCGCTGTCCAGGAACTCAAAAAAGTGGCCACAAACCCCATCCTCATAGAAAGCAGGAGAATGGGGCCTTTCGACCCTCGGGTGAAAGACGATGGCGTGGTGCTGGACCTTATGATCCACGACATAGACATCATATTGAACCTGGTGGATTCGCCTGTTGTTGAGATAAACGCCATGAGCGTTTCGGTGTTTACCGACAAGGAAGACGTGGTGAACGCCCAGATACGGTTCGAGAACGGTTGTGTGGCCAATATCCTTGCTTCCAGGGCCACACAGGAGAAGATCCGCACCATGGCCATAACCCAGGAAAAAGAATACATAGTGCTGGACTACACCACGCAGGACATCCTTGTCCACCGGCGCGTGTCCACCCAGCACCAGATTTCAAGACAGGAACTGCGATACGCGCAGGAGTCGTTGATAGAGCGCATTTTTGTCCACCGGGACAACCCGCTCAAGCTGGAGCTCAAACATCTTATCGATTGCGCCGCCAACGGGGCGGATCGCCGCATATCAGTGGAGAACGAGCTTAAGTCGCTGAGGGTTGCCTTCATGGTGCTCGATAAAATAAGGCCCGTAGGACGGGCCATCCACGCCGGGGTGTAA
- the lpxI gene encoding UDP-2,3-diacylglucosamine diphosphatase LpxI (LpxI, functionally equivalent to LpxH, replaces it in LPS biosynthesis in a minority of bacteria.): protein MAPDKPLGLIAGKGSLPRIFIREAQSRGRGVAVVVFGEEEASGLAEIAPNLAHLGLGQAGKVINTFKKAGVEEITLLGKIDKRVLYKNPKFDLRALSILKNLDLKNDDAVMNAVVGELNKEGFTVVSQAMFLKDHMPPAGLLAPREPDGRERNDMEFGMRMAKGVAGLDIGQTVVVKDGAVVAVEAIEGTDEAIERGCRICGPGGVVCKVSKPAQDDRFDIPTVGPKTVEVMELFGASALCIEAGKTLVVDAPGMAEICRRANITFLAV, encoded by the coding sequence ATGGCCCCGGATAAACCTCTCGGCCTCATCGCCGGGAAGGGATCGTTACCCCGAATCTTCATCCGTGAGGCCCAATCGCGCGGGCGCGGCGTGGCCGTGGTGGTTTTCGGGGAGGAAGAAGCCTCTGGTCTGGCGGAAATCGCCCCCAACCTGGCCCATCTTGGGCTGGGGCAGGCAGGGAAAGTGATAAACACTTTCAAAAAAGCGGGGGTCGAAGAAATAACCCTTCTGGGTAAAATAGATAAACGCGTTCTTTACAAAAACCCGAAGTTTGACCTGCGGGCCCTTTCCATCCTAAAAAACCTGGACTTGAAGAACGACGACGCTGTGATGAACGCCGTGGTCGGTGAGCTTAACAAAGAGGGTTTTACCGTGGTGAGCCAGGCCATGTTCCTGAAAGACCACATGCCCCCCGCCGGTTTGCTGGCGCCCCGGGAGCCGGACGGGCGGGAGAGGAATGACATGGAGTTCGGCATGCGCATGGCCAAGGGAGTCGCCGGGCTGGACATCGGCCAGACGGTGGTGGTGAAGGACGGCGCCGTGGTGGCGGTAGAGGCCATTGAAGGGACCGACGAGGCCATTGAACGGGGTTGCCGGATATGCGGGCCGGGAGGGGTTGTGTGCAAGGTTAGCAAACCAGCCCAGGATGACAGGTTCGACATTCCCACGGTGGGGCCTAAGACCGTGGAGGTAATGGAACTGTTCGGCGCATCGGCGCTTTGCATTGAAGCGGGGAAAACATTGGTGGTGGACGCGCCGGGCATGGCCGAAATATGCCGCCGGGCGAACATCACGTTCCTGGCGGTATGA
- a CDS encoding glycosyltransferase family 39 protein yields the protein MTGAGGERKLAWYCALLVAGFALFRLVMMGLTGLGDSESYYWAWAHHPALSYYDHPPMVAWLIHLSTSIGGDSVFFTRLPSVFLFIFIGWVFYRLSMRLFNDGRVAFISILTFNLIPMFGIGALQMVPDIPSAACYLLFILIIHDLLAKNGPGWMWLALGVVMGVGLLGKYFAILLLPSAMLLVAMVPGYRHWYKRPEPYLMGVVALLVFSPVIIWNYTNEWPSFKFHLVERHHGPSFSWDNVGRLIGGQMLYVTPLYLIALLWSAYAGFKKALAGDNRYALLSAFSVPTLVFFYVVTAWTNEAEPHWPAFGYLPAAIMMASLGVEAWDRRDGKTGKRLAAYFGVATAMAGMVFALFYIHVFHPILPIKPKYDIVNELIGWDKAGPEIEKAFEKLSVGGQKPFALAHHWVLCSQLMFATHDKIPVACINEKTDQFDFWDRESELRGRPAVIVTDLRFEETPDKLYLFDSVEKLAEIPVMRGGEETRRFTIWAGKNFKGSSASVPPVIKIE from the coding sequence ATGACCGGGGCGGGCGGCGAACGGAAACTCGCCTGGTATTGCGCGCTCCTAGTGGCCGGGTTCGCCCTGTTCCGGCTTGTCATGATGGGGCTTACTGGCCTGGGGGACTCGGAGAGCTATTACTGGGCCTGGGCCCACCACCCGGCGTTGAGTTATTACGACCATCCCCCCATGGTGGCTTGGCTTATACATCTGTCCACATCAATAGGCGGGGATAGCGTTTTCTTCACCCGGCTGCCATCGGTGTTCCTGTTCATATTCATCGGATGGGTTTTCTACCGGCTCTCGATGAGGCTGTTCAACGACGGGCGGGTGGCTTTCATCTCCATCCTCACGTTCAACCTTATACCCATGTTCGGTATCGGGGCGTTGCAGATGGTGCCGGACATACCATCGGCGGCCTGTTACCTTTTGTTTATCCTTATCATCCATGACCTTCTGGCGAAAAACGGCCCGGGCTGGATGTGGCTGGCCCTGGGCGTGGTGATGGGGGTTGGGCTGTTGGGGAAATATTTCGCTATCCTGCTGTTGCCGTCGGCGATGCTTCTTGTGGCGATGGTTCCAGGATACCGTCATTGGTACAAGCGGCCCGAGCCTTACCTTATGGGGGTGGTGGCCCTGCTGGTGTTTTCGCCGGTGATAATCTGGAACTATACAAACGAATGGCCCAGCTTCAAGTTCCACCTGGTGGAGCGCCATCATGGGCCTTCATTCTCATGGGATAACGTGGGGCGTCTCATCGGGGGGCAGATGCTTTATGTAACCCCGCTATACCTCATCGCCCTGCTTTGGAGCGCATACGCCGGGTTTAAAAAAGCCCTGGCCGGTGATAACCGTTACGCCCTGCTTTCGGCGTTCTCCGTTCCCACGCTGGTCTTTTTCTACGTGGTGACCGCGTGGACCAACGAGGCGGAGCCTCACTGGCCCGCTTTCGGCTATCTGCCCGCCGCAATTATGATGGCCTCGCTGGGGGTGGAGGCCTGGGACAGGCGCGATGGCAAAACCGGAAAGCGCCTGGCGGCCTATTTCGGCGTGGCTACGGCCATGGCCGGTATGGTGTTCGCGCTGTTTTACATCCACGTGTTCCACCCAATCCTTCCCATTAAACCCAAGTATGACATTGTTAACGAACTGATAGGGTGGGACAAGGCCGGACCCGAGATAGAAAAAGCGTTCGAAAAACTCTCGGTTGGCGGCCAAAAGCCCTTCGCCCTGGCGCATCATTGGGTGCTTTGCTCACAGTTGATGTTCGCCACCCATGACAAAATCCCGGTGGCCTGCATAAACGAGAAAACCGACCAGTTCGACTTTTGGGACAGGGAAAGTGAACTGCGGGGCCGCCCGGCCGTGATAGTGACCGATTTGAGGTTCGAAGAGACCCCGGACAAGCTTTACCTGTTCGATTCCGTGGAGAAACTGGCCGAGATACCGGTTATGCGCGGCGGGGAAGAGACCCGGCGGTTTACGATTTGGGCCGGTAAGAATTTCAAAGGCTCCAGCGCCAGCGTCCCGCCGGTGATAAAGATCGAATAG
- a CDS encoding transketolase, producing MKFTQDSKELTDIARELRVDILRMLARSGSGHTGGSLSCIDIITALYFSKMNHSPHFGKDADRDVFVLSKGHAAPALYVALARCGYFDRSHLDSLRKLNAILSGHPYSPSTPGVEVSTGSLGQGLSLANGIALGYRLDGKKGTVFCMMGDGESQEGQIWEAAMTAAHYKLDNVVGIVDNNGLQIDGKVSDVMNIEPIGDKWRAFGWEVIEIDGHNMESIMDAVDRAVAVKGKPALIWAHTVKGKGVSFMENKVSFHGTTPSADELEKAMAELAAV from the coding sequence ATGAAGTTCACGCAGGACTCTAAAGAGCTTACGGACATAGCCAGGGAACTTAGGGTTGATATCCTCAGGATGCTGGCCCGCTCCGGATCCGGCCATACTGGCGGATCACTCTCATGTATAGACATTATTACGGCGCTTTATTTTTCCAAGATGAACCACAGCCCCCATTTCGGCAAGGACGCCGACAGGGACGTGTTCGTGCTGAGCAAGGGGCACGCCGCCCCGGCGCTGTATGTGGCGCTGGCCCGGTGTGGTTATTTCGACAGGTCCCACCTGGATTCGCTCCGGAAACTTAACGCCATCCTTTCCGGCCATCCTTACTCCCCCTCCACGCCCGGTGTGGAGGTGTCCACCGGCTCGCTGGGGCAGGGGCTTTCCCTGGCAAACGGCATCGCGCTGGGCTACAGGCTGGACGGCAAGAAGGGCACGGTGTTCTGCATGATGGGGGACGGGGAGAGCCAGGAAGGCCAGATATGGGAGGCGGCCATGACCGCCGCCCATTACAAGCTGGACAACGTGGTGGGTATCGTGGACAACAACGGCCTTCAGATAGACGGCAAGGTGTCCGACGTGATGAACATCGAGCCCATTGGCGACAAATGGCGCGCCTTCGGGTGGGAAGTCATAGAGATAGACGGCCACAACATGGAGTCGATCATGGACGCCGTGGATAGGGCAGTGGCGGTAAAAGGAAAGCCCGCGCTCATCTGGGCGCATACAGTCAAGGGGAAGGGAGTTTCCTTTATGGAGAACAAGGTTTCTTTCCATGGCACAACCCCTTCCGCCGATGAGTTGGAAAAGGCCATGGCCGAGCTTGCCGCCGTTTGA
- a CDS encoding transketolase family protein: MKNREKKSLRDAYGATLAELGAQNRNIVALDADLSGSTRTSVFAAKFPDRFFNMGVAEQDMISTAAGLAAAGKIPFASSFAIFASGRAWEQVRQSVCLSNLNVKIVATHGGITVGEDGPSHQALEDLTLMRVLPNMTVIVPCDAVETAAVMRRIADTYGPVYVRVAREKFPVIFDADYKFNIGKGVILRHGSDVAIIACGYLVSKALEAAEELAEEGISAAVVNMPTIKPLDEDLVIQMASTTGAIVTAEEHSITGGLGSAVMEVVCENEPVPVIRVGMKGRFGSSGKPEELMDYYGMNAPAVAEAARRAMALKTGPVQQNKKD, encoded by the coding sequence ATGAAAAACCGCGAGAAAAAATCCCTCAGGGACGCTTATGGCGCCACGCTGGCGGAGCTTGGGGCGCAAAACAGGAACATAGTTGCGCTGGACGCGGACCTTTCGGGCTCAACCCGCACATCCGTGTTCGCCGCAAAGTTCCCGGACAGGTTCTTTAACATGGGCGTGGCCGAGCAGGACATGATATCCACGGCGGCGGGGCTGGCGGCGGCGGGCAAGATACCCTTCGCCTCAAGCTTCGCAATTTTCGCCTCCGGGCGGGCGTGGGAGCAGGTGCGCCAGTCGGTATGCCTGTCCAACCTCAACGTGAAGATAGTGGCCACCCATGGCGGCATCACCGTGGGGGAAGACGGCCCCAGCCACCAGGCGCTGGAAGACCTTACGCTTATGCGGGTGCTTCCCAACATGACGGTGATAGTGCCGTGCGACGCCGTGGAGACCGCGGCGGTGATGCGCAGAATAGCGGACACTTATGGCCCCGTTTACGTGCGCGTGGCCCGGGAGAAGTTCCCAGTGATATTCGACGCCGATTACAAGTTCAACATCGGCAAGGGCGTGATATTGCGCCATGGCTCCGACGTGGCCATCATCGCCTGCGGCTATTTGGTGAGCAAGGCGCTGGAGGCGGCGGAGGAACTGGCCGAGGAGGGTATCTCCGCGGCGGTGGTGAACATGCCCACCATAAAACCGCTGGACGAGGACCTTGTGATTCAAATGGCCTCCACCACCGGCGCCATCGTGACGGCGGAGGAGCATTCCATTACCGGCGGGTTGGGCTCGGCGGTTATGGAGGTTGTTTGCGAGAACGAGCCTGTGCCGGTTATCCGGGTGGGCATGAAAGGGAGATTCGGCTCGTCGGGCAAGCCCGAGGAGCTAATGGACTATTACGGAATGAACGCGCCGGCCGTGGCGGAAGCGGCCCGGAGGGCCATGGCCCTCAAGACCGGCCCGGTTCAACAGAATAAAAAGGATTGA
- a CDS encoding PDZ domain-containing protein: MPETKIDDVKTSGGAPRREGFFSRYSMWAMTLAFIIGVGLGVVKSDSVLAVVNTYDELEIFADVLSLVETNYVEEVKSSKLVEGAINGMLRTLDPHSSYMTPEVFKEMQVETEGEFGGIGIEITIDNGQLMVVAPMEETPAWRAGVKPGDRIVKVNGAPTHEMTLMEAVRKMRGKKGSTVVITIMRDGFDEPKDFNIVRDIIKVASVKSQMLPDKWGYIRIRSFSKDTGEETARSLEELKNQGMKGLVLDLRNDPGGLLNQAVEVSEQFLKKGELIVYTKGRMPNQNMRFTAQKTVDKDTYPMVALVNNGSASASEIVAGALQDLKRAIVVGTQTFGKGSVQTIIPLKGDAGLRLTTARYYTPSGRQIQGVGITPDIVVEQPDEEKAEAEQKAKEKKPSHLRERDLQNSLDSDKLEKEKKIKDVKEPADKTKLSKDSNGKRPLVDIEKDVQLQRGIAVLKSWEIIGDMQKRQGAAK; the protein is encoded by the coding sequence ATGCCGGAAACGAAAATCGACGACGTTAAAACCTCCGGGGGAGCCCCCCGCAGGGAAGGTTTCTTCTCCCGCTATTCGATGTGGGCAATGACGCTGGCTTTCATCATCGGGGTGGGGCTTGGCGTGGTCAAGTCCGACTCGGTCCTGGCGGTGGTGAACACCTATGACGAGCTGGAGATTTTCGCCGACGTTTTAAGCCTGGTGGAAACCAATTATGTGGAGGAGGTGAAATCCTCCAAGCTTGTGGAGGGCGCCATAAACGGCATGCTCCGCACACTGGATCCCCATTCCAGCTACATGACCCCCGAGGTTTTCAAGGAAATGCAGGTTGAGACCGAAGGGGAGTTCGGCGGCATAGGAATAGAGATCACCATAGACAACGGCCAGCTTATGGTGGTTGCGCCCATGGAGGAAACCCCCGCCTGGCGCGCAGGCGTGAAGCCGGGCGACAGGATAGTGAAAGTGAACGGCGCTCCGACCCACGAGATGACCCTTATGGAAGCCGTCCGCAAGATGCGTGGCAAGAAGGGCTCCACGGTGGTGATAACCATAATGCGCGACGGGTTCGACGAACCGAAGGATTTTAACATCGTCCGCGACATCATAAAGGTGGCCAGCGTCAAGAGCCAGATGTTGCCCGACAAGTGGGGCTACATAAGGATACGCAGTTTCTCCAAGGACACCGGGGAAGAAACGGCCCGGTCCCTGGAGGAATTGAAAAACCAGGGAATGAAAGGGCTTGTGCTGGACCTGCGCAACGATCCGGGCGGGCTTTTGAACCAGGCGGTGGAAGTGTCGGAGCAGTTCCTGAAAAAGGGGGAGCTTATCGTTTACACCAAGGGGCGAATGCCGAACCAGAACATGAGGTTCACCGCCCAGAAAACCGTGGATAAAGACACTTACCCGATGGTGGCGCTGGTAAACAACGGCTCGGCCTCGGCGTCGGAAATCGTGGCTGGCGCCCTGCAGGATTTGAAGCGGGCCATAGTGGTGGGCACCCAGACTTTTGGAAAAGGCTCGGTGCAGACTATCATTCCGTTAAAAGGGGACGCGGGGCTTAGGCTGACCACGGCCCGGTACTACACCCCGTCCGGCAGGCAGATACAGGGAGTGGGAATAACGCCGGACATCGTGGTGGAACAGCCCGATGAGGAAAAGGCCGAGGCGGAGCAGAAGGCCAAGGAGAAAAAGCCCTCCCATTTGAGAGAGAGGGATCTGCAAAACTCCTTGGACTCCGACAAGCTCGAAAAGGAAAAGAAGATAAAAGACGTCAAGGAGCCCGCCGACAAGACGAAGCTTTCCAAGGATAGCAACGGGAAACGTCCGCTGGTGGACATTGAGAAGGATGTCCAGCTCCAGCGCGGCATTGCGGTGCTGAAAAGCTGGGAGATAATCGGCGACATGCAGAAGAGGCAGGGCGCCGCCAAGTGA
- a CDS encoding divergent polysaccharide deacetylase family protein — translation MATRGGKKKSKPAGGGGRKGPKNPLRRYMVEIILGFAIGILAIAVWLLASGALVGDKPVKKSGAGKSVKEYGEYGEGRPEASLAPPSKLFIPSPPPKPRIAIIMDDLGADTAVAEKLLALDAPINFAVLPYLPHSKDVAVKATRAGMVVLLHLPMEPKGDDVPPGKGALYIKQGDAEIGSIVAGDLDSVPGATGVNNHMGSRFTEDGAKMAVALKEIKARKMFFVDSLTSPQSQAYETAVSMGLPAVRRDVFLDNEKDMEKITAQLEKLGKIARKRGYAIGIGHPYPETLEALPAGISAIKDSGVEIVKVTELIEQPAR, via the coding sequence GTGGCGACCCGCGGCGGTAAAAAGAAATCCAAACCTGCCGGAGGCGGCGGGCGAAAGGGCCCCAAAAACCCGCTCCGCCGGTATATGGTGGAAATCATCCTTGGTTTCGCCATCGGCATATTGGCCATAGCCGTATGGCTTCTGGCTTCCGGCGCGCTGGTGGGCGACAAGCCTGTTAAAAAGTCCGGCGCCGGAAAATCCGTAAAAGAATATGGGGAATATGGTGAAGGGCGACCCGAGGCAAGCCTTGCGCCACCGTCAAAACTGTTCATTCCATCACCCCCTCCGAAACCAAGAATAGCCATAATCATGGACGACCTGGGGGCGGACACCGCCGTTGCGGAAAAACTCCTTGCGCTGGACGCGCCCATAAACTTCGCGGTCCTGCCATACCTCCCCCATTCAAAAGACGTGGCGGTTAAAGCCACCCGGGCGGGAATGGTTGTATTACTTCATCTGCCCATGGAGCCCAAAGGTGATGATGTTCCACCGGGAAAAGGGGCGTTATACATAAAGCAAGGGGATGCGGAGATAGGCTCCATCGTAGCGGGCGATCTGGATTCGGTTCCCGGCGCCACTGGGGTGAATAACCACATGGGCTCGCGGTTCACGGAAGACGGCGCGAAAATGGCCGTGGCCTTAAAAGAGATAAAGGCGCGCAAAATGTTCTTCGTGGACAGCCTTACAAGCCCCCAATCGCAAGCTTATGAAACAGCCGTTTCCATGGGCCTGCCCGCTGTCCGGCGGGATGTTTTTCTGGATAACGAGAAGGATATGGAGAAGATAACGGCCCAACTGGAAAAGCTTGGCAAAATTGCCCGGAAACGGGGTTACGCCATCGGCATCGGCCACCCATACCCTGAAACGCTGGAGGCGTTGCCCGCTGGCATATCCGCCATCAAAGACAGCGGGGTGGAGATAGTGAAAGTGACAGAACTGATCGAACAACCTGCGCGGTGA